In Candidatus Omnitrophota bacterium, the following proteins share a genomic window:
- a CDS encoding C25 family cysteine peptidase — protein MIKVQTKNLIVFFTIIGFVFNASSPGIAQINPTWGNHEPNGTGNTLPPYPNGGTFVRQDPMPENMQDITILSSDHKGISLEVEFPDVFDYELAQSPSGQDYRRYKASGEFKVLGDIGSPEVLHRIIWLQIPKDAKNIKINKINLGLTDFKNENIDLYPIPEIVFKELDNGIMASQEVFTINEDVYLDDKPFPDYQAKMIEEGFKHDMHIIKISVPTLFYYPKEKTTQRIKLAQIKISYESSNKNNKFIINTGRDPFHKVFNALIPNYAYEKSSEQTPSLGSIVEVRGEDLTNPSYGYHPDYLVVAAKIFDEDPLAHEQLMNWASYRAGEEGQQGGDYKIAIAYVDEIHLAYSQALVEESIKEFTRMVYKNWRPSVAMPTLKYLLLVGDADIGGNAAPWFLPTWRSSEESLDAGDNDYVWLVGDDTLNDVMLGRLPAKDAEELGIMVSKIINFENNPPQGENHYGTRSILLAGNYANQKLIEPKETSTIIRDLLLHNKQEIDEFDDEYFPKLGNVSDFFRYDSTKITDILNEDGALFVGYQAHGSPVSWFPPVNPFELTNIDKLPALVLSHACNTAKIDHSNDCLGERWLKHEDGGAVCFFGATRGPSIGWLDQAFYSIFKNHLYTSGQAIDKTRETFLGHNGCERNHKIHILLGDPALDFSGHIGQSTKPDFTSKSTTLAPELPTNLGEVTNISCEVHNNSEQQDVENVTIKLLSINGFENGDVEKEELESWDIPLFLHQTSFIGNYEWTYAGESARHFMTWPDPDDTIDELSEINNCFNSQIKYFPIYVDKSNASGIEHGTQQYPYSHLLDAVEHAQLKDKIGDSYKPDPQKSIEIYLNDGSYGDGNTIFCKSLALRSLNGPDKTTVYDKIYSNGASVSLEGITFDGRYATGSAVYINPTFMNTNDEKNLFVRNIFKNWDDNAFMIDCDILHSVNPKYILNNNIFTKNYRAIRIQVPEEQTYRKSSAAVHLINNTIFNNENNLHIVTSYDNELHLNLIIFNNIFYDTGVTSGSGNFPNNMSLHAYYNDVNDSVLWEIFQLGTILGNISENPEFMDPEKEDFHLKPISLCINAGHTHNQYYDPDGSRNDMGAYGGPKSIIRPIRIINPVHEETIIADIENPIPINIQWNAYKLTSNNYVEIEMYHIEYEQAAPDKGNNTPCHYIGKKVYDLENILVFDTGSWSFNLNQQAESQFYYLTIRDPFVNIGDFEKINFIISSEQTSIQSN, from the coding sequence ATGATCAAAGTGCAAACAAAAAATCTTATTGTCTTTTTCACCATCATTGGGTTTGTGTTTAACGCAAGCTCACCAGGCATCGCGCAAATCAATCCTACGTGGGGCAATCATGAGCCAAACGGCACAGGCAATACCTTGCCGCCTTATCCCAACGGCGGAACATTTGTCCGCCAAGACCCTATGCCTGAAAACATGCAAGATATAACAATTCTTTCATCAGATCATAAAGGCATTAGCCTTGAGGTCGAGTTTCCTGATGTTTTTGATTATGAGCTTGCACAAAGTCCGTCCGGACAAGATTATCGAAGATACAAAGCCAGCGGTGAGTTTAAGGTTCTTGGTGACATCGGTAGTCCCGAAGTTCTTCATCGAATTATTTGGCTTCAAATCCCAAAAGACGCTAAGAATATTAAGATCAATAAGATAAATTTAGGTCTTACCGACTTTAAAAATGAAAATATTGATCTGTATCCCATTCCAGAAATTGTTTTTAAAGAACTTGACAATGGCATAATGGCAAGTCAAGAGGTATTCACCATTAATGAGGATGTTTATCTTGATGATAAACCTTTTCCGGATTATCAAGCCAAGATGATCGAAGAAGGCTTTAAGCACGATATGCATATTATTAAAATTTCCGTGCCGACACTGTTCTATTATCCTAAAGAAAAAACCACTCAAAGAATCAAACTTGCTCAGATCAAGATTAGTTATGAAAGCAGCAATAAGAACAATAAATTTATTATAAACACTGGAAGAGATCCTTTTCATAAAGTATTCAACGCGCTTATTCCTAATTATGCGTATGAAAAATCCAGCGAGCAAACACCCAGCCTAGGCAGTATTGTTGAGGTAAGAGGTGAGGATCTAACTAACCCAAGCTATGGGTATCATCCTGATTATCTTGTTGTTGCGGCTAAAATATTTGATGAAGACCCGCTAGCCCATGAGCAACTTATGAACTGGGCGAGTTATCGTGCTGGCGAGGAGGGACAACAGGGAGGCGATTACAAAATTGCCATCGCTTATGTAGACGAGATCCATCTCGCCTATTCCCAAGCCCTTGTCGAAGAAAGCATCAAAGAATTTACCAGAATGGTTTATAAAAATTGGCGTCCGTCTGTAGCAATGCCTACCTTAAAATATTTACTGTTAGTCGGTGACGCGGACATCGGAGGCAATGCAGCTCCTTGGTTTCTGCCAACCTGGCGGTCTAGCGAGGAATCTCTAGATGCGGGGGATAATGATTATGTGTGGTTGGTAGGGGACGATACGCTTAATGATGTTATGCTTGGACGTTTACCTGCGAAAGATGCCGAAGAACTAGGTATAATGGTTTCTAAAATCATTAATTTTGAAAACAATCCACCCCAAGGAGAAAATCATTATGGAACACGTTCTATTCTTTTAGCAGGAAATTATGCGAACCAGAAATTAATAGAACCAAAAGAAACAAGTACGATAATCCGAGACCTTCTTTTGCACAATAAGCAAGAAATCGATGAATTTGATGACGAATATTTTCCAAAACTCGGTAATGTTTCTGACTTCTTTCGTTATGACAGTACAAAAATCACAGATATTTTAAATGAGGATGGGGCTCTTTTTGTGGGATACCAGGCACATGGAAGCCCTGTCTCTTGGTTTCCACCTGTTAATCCTTTTGAATTAACGAATATTGATAAATTACCAGCTCTCGTTCTAAGCCACGCCTGCAACACAGCTAAAATCGACCATTCGAATGACTGCCTTGGAGAAAGATGGCTTAAACACGAAGACGGAGGAGCTGTTTGTTTTTTTGGGGCAACACGCGGACCCTCTATAGGATGGTTAGACCAAGCATTCTATTCTATTTTTAAAAATCATCTTTATACCTCCGGTCAAGCTATTGATAAAACAAGAGAAACCTTTTTGGGTCATAACGGATGCGAACGTAACCATAAAATACATATTCTTCTTGGTGATCCTGCCCTTGACTTTAGTGGTCATATTGGTCAATCAACAAAACCGGATTTTACATCAAAGTCTACAACTCTTGCACCAGAGCTTCCAACCAACCTTGGTGAAGTCACGAATATTTCGTGCGAAGTTCATAATAATAGTGAACAACAGGATGTCGAGAATGTGACGATAAAATTATTGTCAATCAATGGTTTTGAAAACGGTGATGTTGAAAAAGAGGAACTTGAATCTTGGGACATTCCGCTTTTTCTCCATCAAACGTCTTTTATAGGCAACTATGAATGGACTTACGCAGGTGAAAGCGCACGTCATTTTATGACCTGGCCTGACCCTGATGACACAATCGATGAATTATCCGAGATCAACAATTGTTTTAATAGTCAAATTAAATATTTTCCTATTTATGTCGATAAAAGCAACGCCAGCGGCATTGAGCATGGAACGCAACAATATCCCTACTCGCATCTTTTAGATGCGGTCGAACATGCCCAACTCAAAGACAAAATAGGAGATAGCTACAAACCCGATCCACAAAAATCAATCGAAATTTATCTTAATGATGGATCCTATGGCGATGGCAATACAATTTTTTGTAAAAGTTTAGCGTTAAGAAGTCTTAACGGCCCAGACAAAACCACTGTTTATGACAAAATTTATTCCAATGGCGCTTCTGTTAGTCTAGAAGGGATTACTTTTGATGGTAGATACGCAACCGGATCTGCCGTTTATATCAATCCGACCTTTATGAATACTAATGATGAAAAGAATCTATTTGTCCGCAATATATTTAAAAACTGGGATGATAACGCCTTTATGATTGATTGCGACATTCTACACAGTGTTAACCCAAAATATATTTTAAACAATAATATTTTTACAAAAAATTATCGCGCTATCCGAATCCAGGTACCTGAAGAACAAACTTATCGAAAATCATCCGCAGCGGTCCATTTAATTAATAATACTATTTTTAATAATGAAAATAACCTCCATATCGTTACATCTTACGATAATGAACTGCATTTAAATTTAATAATATTCAACAATATTTTTTATGATACAGGGGTAACGTCCGGATCCGGAAATTTCCCTAACAATATGTCTCTTCACGCTTACTATAACGATGTCAACGATTCAGTATTATGGGAAATATTTCAATTAGGAACCATTTTAGGCAATATCAGCGAAAATCCTGAATTTATGGATCCGGAAAAAGAAGATTTTCATCTCAAACCAATATCCCTTTGCATCAATGCGGGACATACTCACAACCAATATTATGACCCGGATGGAAGCAGAAATGACATGGGTGCTTATGGCGGACCTAAATCAATTATCCGTCCAATCCGTATTATCAATCCTGTTCATGAGGAAACAATCATTGCGGACATAGAAAATCCGATTCCAATTAATATTCAATGGAATGCCTACAAGCTTACTTCGAACAATTATGTCGAAATAGAAATGTACCATATAGAATACGAACAAGCAGCCCCTGACAAAGGAAATAATACACCTTGCCATTATATTGGCAAAAAAGTTTACGATCTTGAAAATATACTTGTTTTTGATACCGGAAGTTGGTCTTTTAATTTAAATCAGCAAGCAGAGAGTCAGTTTTACTATTTAACAATTCGAGATCCATTTGTTAATATTGGAGATTTTGAGAAAATTAATTTTATAATTTCATCAGAGCAAACATCGATTCAGAGTAATTGA